A genomic region of Manihot esculenta cultivar AM560-2 chromosome 15, M.esculenta_v8, whole genome shotgun sequence contains the following coding sequences:
- the LOC110601811 gene encoding probable starch synthase 4, chloroplastic/amyloplastic isoform X3, translating into MASKLSTWFLSQGFTALNYNFDTNKQTATRFLLPSHRLLPASCKMRQRNLSSSQHKRQQLKKASPEQPPNTVGFHSRGGGGGDDIGDDDNDSETESTAVHSVPSLNLDVESNEEVVDVSVDVEHAQHTGANDVERNVDMEHVQDVGAKDLYSLTQEMKTLGIDGAEKLSSIPDEMKPLVLNKDGGEQLSSFQLEDLIGMIRNAEKNILLLNQARVHALEDLERILAEKEILQGEINVLEMKLAETDARMKVAAQEKMHVELMEDQLGKLRNELAYRVGNQNKLLNEEAPLIQDSTIQNISEELNSLRAENTSLRTDIEALKRELSNVKDTDERVITLEKECMQLESSVKDLESKLSVSQEDVSKLSSLKVECKDLWEKVGSLQALLDKATKQADQAILVLQQNRDLWKKVDKLEESLEEANVYKLSSEKLQQYNELMQQKIKLLEERLQQSDEEIYSYVQLYQESIQEFQDTLNTLKEESKKKALDEPVDDMPWQFWSHLLLMIDGWLLEKKLTLDDAKLLRDMVWKRERRIHDIYLECKEKNEHEAVSMFLKLTSSPKSQGLYVVHIAAEMAPVAKVGGLGDVVTGLGKALQKRGHLVEIILPKYDCMQYDGIGNLRALDVVLESYFDGKLYKNEVWVGTIEGLPVYFIEPHHPGKFFWRGQFYGEHDDFKRFSFFSRAALELLLQAGKKPDIIHCHDWQTAFVAPLYWDIYAPKGLNSARICFTCHNFEYQGSAPASELASCGLDVQQLNRPDRMQDNSAHDRINPIKGAVVFSNIVTTVSPTYAQEVRTSEGGKGLHSTLNFHAKKFIGILNGIDTDVWNPATDTLLEVQYNANDLQGKAENKIATRQHLGLSTADARQPLSFIFY; encoded by the exons ATGGCGTCGAAGCTATCGACGTGGTTTCTGAGTCAAGGGTTCACAGCTTTGAACTATAATTTTGACACTAATAAGCAGACAGCTACGCGATTCTTATTGCCTTCCCATCGATTGCTTCCTGCTTCTTGCAAAATGCGACAGCGCAATTTGAG TAGCTCTCAGCATAAGAGACAGCAGCTCAAGAAAGCCTCTCCTGAACAACCTCCAAATACCGTAGGTTTTCATTCgcgtggtggtggtggtggtgatgaTATTGGTGATGATGATAATGATTCCGAAACTGAGAGCACAGCGGTGCATAGTGTCCCAAGCTTGAATCTTGATGTTGAGAGTAATGAGGAAGTCGTCGATGTTAGCGTAGATGTGGAGCATGCTCAGCATACGGGTGCAAATGATGTGGAGAGGAATGTAGATATGGAACATGTTCAAGATGTTGGTGCAAAAGATTTGTATAGTCTCACCCAGGAAATGAAAACTTTG GGCATAGATGGAGCAGAGAAGCTTTCTAGTATTCCTGATGAAATGAAACCTTTG GTCTTAAACAAAGATGGTGGAGAACAACTGTCAAGCTTTCAACTTGAGGATTTGATAGGCATGATAAGAAATGCTGAGAAAA ATATCCTGCTTCTCAATCAAGCTCGGGTTCATGCACTTGAAGATCTTGAAAGAATTCTTGCAGAGAAGGAAATATTACAAGGAGAAATTAACGTTTTAGAGATGAAATTGGCAGAAACTGATGCAAGAATGAAAGTTGCTGCTCAAGAAAAGATGCATGTAGAACTCATGGAAGACCAATTAGGAAAACTAAGAAACGAACTGGCTTACAGGGTTGGGAATCAGAACAAACTTTTGAATGAGGAAGCCCCCTTGATTCAGGACAGCACTATTCAGAACATTAGTGAGGAGCTCAATTCATTGAGGGCAGAGAATACATCTCTGAGGACTGATATAGAAGCACTTAAGAGGGAGCTTAGTAATGTCAAGGATACAGATGAGCGTGTTATAACACTGGAGAAAGAATGCATGCAGTTGGAGTCTTCTGTGAAAGACTTGGAATCCAAACTGTCAGTTTCTCAGGAAGATGTTTCAAAATTGTCTAGCTTGAAAGTTGAATGTAAAGACTTGTGGGAAAAGGTGGGAAGTTTGCAAGCATTGTTAGATAAGGCAACAAAGCAAGCAGATCAGGCTATTCTAGTGTTGCAGCAAAATCGAGATCTTTGGAAGAAGGTTGATAAATTGGAAGAATCCTTGGAAGAGGCCAACGTCTATAAGTTATCGTCAGAAAAGTTACAGCAGTATAATGAGCTAATGCAGCAAAAGATAAAACTATTGGAGGAACGTCTTCAACAATCTGATGAAGAAATATATTCTTATGTTCAGTTATACCAAGAATCTATACAGGAATTTCAAGATACACTTAATACTTTGaaagaagaaagcaagaaaaaggCACTAGATGAACCTGTAGATGATATGCCCTGGCAATTTTGGAGTCATTTATTGCTTATGATTGATGGTTGGCTTCTTGAGAAGAAGCTAACACTAGATGATGCAAAACTGTTgagagatatggtatggaaaaGAGAGAGGCGTATTCATGACATATACTTAGAGTGCAAGGAAAAGAATGAGCATGAAGCTGTTTCTATGTTTCTCAAGCTGACATCATCACCAAAAAG TCAAGGATTATATGTCGTCCATATTGCAGCGGAGATGGCACCAGTTGCTAAG GTTGGTGGCTTGGGAGATGTTGTGACTGGTCTTGGAAAAGCACTCCAAAAGAGAGGACATCTTGTGGAAATTATTCTGCCAAAGTATGACTGCATGCAATATGATGGTATTGGCAATTTAAGG GCCCTAGATGTGGTGTTGGAATCTTATTTTGATGGAAAATTATACAAAAACGAAGTATGGGTTGGCACCATTGAAG GTCTTCCTGTTTACTTTATTGAGCCTCATCACCCCGGCAAGTTCTTTTGGAGAGGGCAGTTCTACGGAGAACATGATGATTTCAAACGCTTTTCATTTTTCAGCCGTGCTGCACTTGAATTGCTTCTTCAAGCTGGCAAAAAACCAGACATAATTCATTGCCATGACTGGCAGACAGCTTTTGTT GCACCACTTTATTGGGATATATACGCCCCAAAAGGATTGAATTCAGCTAGAATATGTTTTACCTGTCACAACTTTGAGTACCAGGGGAGTGCACCAGCATCAGAATTGGCATCTTGTGGACTTGATGTCCAGCAGCTAAACAGACCAGATAGAATGCAGGACAACTCAGCACATGATAGGATCAATCCTATTAAG GGTGCAGTGGTGTTCTCAAACATTGTGACAACAGTATCACCCACCTATGCACAAGAAGTGCGGACTTCTGAG GGCGGAAAAGGTCTCCATTCGACGCTTAACTTTCATGCCAAGAAGTTCATTGGAATCCTAAATGGTATTGATACTGATGTGTGGAATCCTGCGACTGATACTCTTCTCGAAGTCCAGTACAATGCTAACGATCTTCAAGGAAAAGCAGAAAACAAAATAGCTACAAGGCAGCATCTTGGGTTATCAACTGCAGATGCTAGGCAGCCACTG TCTTTCATATTTTATTGA
- the LOC110601811 gene encoding probable starch synthase 4, chloroplastic/amyloplastic isoform X2, with product MASKLSTWFLSQGFTALNYNFDTNKQTATRFLLPSHRLLPASCKMRQRNLSSQHKRQQLKKASPEQPPNTVGFHSRGGGGGDDIGDDDNDSETESTAVHSVPSLNLDVESNEEVVDVSVDVEHAQHTGANDVERNVDMEHVQDVGAKDLYSLTQEMKTLGIDGAEKLSSIPDEMKPLVLNKDGGEQLSSFQLEDLIGMIRNAEKNILLLNQARVHALEDLERILAEKEILQGEINVLEMKLAETDARMKVAAQEKMHVELMEDQLGKLRNELAYRVGNQNKLLNEEAPLIQDSTIQNISEELNSLRAENTSLRTDIEALKRELSNVKDTDERVITLEKECMQLESSVKDLESKLSVSQEDVSKLSSLKVECKDLWEKVGSLQALLDKATKQADQAILVLQQNRDLWKKVDKLEESLEEANVYKLSSEKLQQYNELMQQKIKLLEERLQQSDEEIYSYVQLYQESIQEFQDTLNTLKEESKKKALDEPVDDMPWQFWSHLLLMIDGWLLEKKLTLDDAKLLRDMVWKRERRIHDIYLECKEKNEHEAVSMFLKLTSSPKSQGLYVVHIAAEMAPVAKVGGLGDVVTGLGKALQKRGHLVEIILPKYDCMQYDGIGNLRALDVVLESYFDGKLYKNEVWVGTIEGLPVYFIEPHHPGKFFWRGQFYGEHDDFKRFSFFSRAALELLLQAGKKPDIIHCHDWQTAFVAPLYWDIYAPKGLNSARICFTCHNFEYQGSAPASELASCGLDVQQLNRPDRMQDNSAHDRINPIKGAVVFSNIVTTVSPTYAQEVRTSEGGKGLHSTLNFHAKKFIGILNGIDTDVWNPATDTLLEVQYNANDLQGKAENKIATRQHLGLSTADARQPLVGCITRLVPQKGVHLIRHAIYRTLELGGQFLLLGSSPVAHIQREFEGIANHFQNHEHIRLVLKYDESLAHSIYAASDMFIIPSIFEPCGLTQMIAMRYGSIPIARKTGGLNDSVFDVDDDTIPLQFRNGYTFLNPDEQGVNSALERAFNHYRNDPESWQQLVQRDMDIDFSWESSASQYEELYSKSVARARAAASRS from the exons ATGGCGTCGAAGCTATCGACGTGGTTTCTGAGTCAAGGGTTCACAGCTTTGAACTATAATTTTGACACTAATAAGCAGACAGCTACGCGATTCTTATTGCCTTCCCATCGATTGCTTCCTGCTTCTTGCAAAATGCGACAGCGCAATTTGAG CTCTCAGCATAAGAGACAGCAGCTCAAGAAAGCCTCTCCTGAACAACCTCCAAATACCGTAGGTTTTCATTCgcgtggtggtggtggtggtgatgaTATTGGTGATGATGATAATGATTCCGAAACTGAGAGCACAGCGGTGCATAGTGTCCCAAGCTTGAATCTTGATGTTGAGAGTAATGAGGAAGTCGTCGATGTTAGCGTAGATGTGGAGCATGCTCAGCATACGGGTGCAAATGATGTGGAGAGGAATGTAGATATGGAACATGTTCAAGATGTTGGTGCAAAAGATTTGTATAGTCTCACCCAGGAAATGAAAACTTTG GGCATAGATGGAGCAGAGAAGCTTTCTAGTATTCCTGATGAAATGAAACCTTTG GTCTTAAACAAAGATGGTGGAGAACAACTGTCAAGCTTTCAACTTGAGGATTTGATAGGCATGATAAGAAATGCTGAGAAAA ATATCCTGCTTCTCAATCAAGCTCGGGTTCATGCACTTGAAGATCTTGAAAGAATTCTTGCAGAGAAGGAAATATTACAAGGAGAAATTAACGTTTTAGAGATGAAATTGGCAGAAACTGATGCAAGAATGAAAGTTGCTGCTCAAGAAAAGATGCATGTAGAACTCATGGAAGACCAATTAGGAAAACTAAGAAACGAACTGGCTTACAGGGTTGGGAATCAGAACAAACTTTTGAATGAGGAAGCCCCCTTGATTCAGGACAGCACTATTCAGAACATTAGTGAGGAGCTCAATTCATTGAGGGCAGAGAATACATCTCTGAGGACTGATATAGAAGCACTTAAGAGGGAGCTTAGTAATGTCAAGGATACAGATGAGCGTGTTATAACACTGGAGAAAGAATGCATGCAGTTGGAGTCTTCTGTGAAAGACTTGGAATCCAAACTGTCAGTTTCTCAGGAAGATGTTTCAAAATTGTCTAGCTTGAAAGTTGAATGTAAAGACTTGTGGGAAAAGGTGGGAAGTTTGCAAGCATTGTTAGATAAGGCAACAAAGCAAGCAGATCAGGCTATTCTAGTGTTGCAGCAAAATCGAGATCTTTGGAAGAAGGTTGATAAATTGGAAGAATCCTTGGAAGAGGCCAACGTCTATAAGTTATCGTCAGAAAAGTTACAGCAGTATAATGAGCTAATGCAGCAAAAGATAAAACTATTGGAGGAACGTCTTCAACAATCTGATGAAGAAATATATTCTTATGTTCAGTTATACCAAGAATCTATACAGGAATTTCAAGATACACTTAATACTTTGaaagaagaaagcaagaaaaaggCACTAGATGAACCTGTAGATGATATGCCCTGGCAATTTTGGAGTCATTTATTGCTTATGATTGATGGTTGGCTTCTTGAGAAGAAGCTAACACTAGATGATGCAAAACTGTTgagagatatggtatggaaaaGAGAGAGGCGTATTCATGACATATACTTAGAGTGCAAGGAAAAGAATGAGCATGAAGCTGTTTCTATGTTTCTCAAGCTGACATCATCACCAAAAAG TCAAGGATTATATGTCGTCCATATTGCAGCGGAGATGGCACCAGTTGCTAAG GTTGGTGGCTTGGGAGATGTTGTGACTGGTCTTGGAAAAGCACTCCAAAAGAGAGGACATCTTGTGGAAATTATTCTGCCAAAGTATGACTGCATGCAATATGATGGTATTGGCAATTTAAGG GCCCTAGATGTGGTGTTGGAATCTTATTTTGATGGAAAATTATACAAAAACGAAGTATGGGTTGGCACCATTGAAG GTCTTCCTGTTTACTTTATTGAGCCTCATCACCCCGGCAAGTTCTTTTGGAGAGGGCAGTTCTACGGAGAACATGATGATTTCAAACGCTTTTCATTTTTCAGCCGTGCTGCACTTGAATTGCTTCTTCAAGCTGGCAAAAAACCAGACATAATTCATTGCCATGACTGGCAGACAGCTTTTGTT GCACCACTTTATTGGGATATATACGCCCCAAAAGGATTGAATTCAGCTAGAATATGTTTTACCTGTCACAACTTTGAGTACCAGGGGAGTGCACCAGCATCAGAATTGGCATCTTGTGGACTTGATGTCCAGCAGCTAAACAGACCAGATAGAATGCAGGACAACTCAGCACATGATAGGATCAATCCTATTAAG GGTGCAGTGGTGTTCTCAAACATTGTGACAACAGTATCACCCACCTATGCACAAGAAGTGCGGACTTCTGAG GGCGGAAAAGGTCTCCATTCGACGCTTAACTTTCATGCCAAGAAGTTCATTGGAATCCTAAATGGTATTGATACTGATGTGTGGAATCCTGCGACTGATACTCTTCTCGAAGTCCAGTACAATGCTAACGATCTTCAAGGAAAAGCAGAAAACAAAATAGCTACAAGGCAGCATCTTGGGTTATCAACTGCAGATGCTAGGCAGCCACTG GTTGGCTGCATAACAAGATTGGTGCCACAGAAAGGTGTACATCTTATTAGACATGCAATATACCGTACGCTGGAGTTGGGAGGACAATTTCTACTTCTTGGCTCAAGCCCAGTTGCACATATACAG AGGGAATTTGAGGGTATTGCAAATCACTTTCAGAATCATGAGCACATTCGGCTGGTATTGAAGTATGATGAATCTCTCGCTCATTCCATTTATGCAGCATCTGACATGTTCATCATCCCATCTATCTTTGAGCCTTGTGGCCTTACACAG ATGATAGCAATGAGATATGGTTCCATACCCATTGCAAGAAAAACCGGTGGTCTAAATGATAG TGTTTTTGATGTTGATGATGACACAATTCCTCTTCAGTTTCGAAATGGATATACATTCTTGAATCCTGATGAGCAG GGAGTGAATAGTGCTTTAGAACGTGCATTTAACCATTATAGAAACGATCCTGAGAGCTGGCAGCAGCTTGTTCAAAGGGACATGGACATAGATTTTAGTTGGGAATCTTCAGCATCACAGTATGAGGAGCTCTACTCAAAATCAGTGGCCAGAGCAAGAGCGGCAGCAAGTAGGTCTTAA
- the LOC110601811 gene encoding probable starch synthase 4, chloroplastic/amyloplastic isoform X1 — protein MASKLSTWFLSQGFTALNYNFDTNKQTATRFLLPSHRLLPASCKMRQRNLSSSQHKRQQLKKASPEQPPNTVGFHSRGGGGGDDIGDDDNDSETESTAVHSVPSLNLDVESNEEVVDVSVDVEHAQHTGANDVERNVDMEHVQDVGAKDLYSLTQEMKTLGIDGAEKLSSIPDEMKPLVLNKDGGEQLSSFQLEDLIGMIRNAEKNILLLNQARVHALEDLERILAEKEILQGEINVLEMKLAETDARMKVAAQEKMHVELMEDQLGKLRNELAYRVGNQNKLLNEEAPLIQDSTIQNISEELNSLRAENTSLRTDIEALKRELSNVKDTDERVITLEKECMQLESSVKDLESKLSVSQEDVSKLSSLKVECKDLWEKVGSLQALLDKATKQADQAILVLQQNRDLWKKVDKLEESLEEANVYKLSSEKLQQYNELMQQKIKLLEERLQQSDEEIYSYVQLYQESIQEFQDTLNTLKEESKKKALDEPVDDMPWQFWSHLLLMIDGWLLEKKLTLDDAKLLRDMVWKRERRIHDIYLECKEKNEHEAVSMFLKLTSSPKSQGLYVVHIAAEMAPVAKVGGLGDVVTGLGKALQKRGHLVEIILPKYDCMQYDGIGNLRALDVVLESYFDGKLYKNEVWVGTIEGLPVYFIEPHHPGKFFWRGQFYGEHDDFKRFSFFSRAALELLLQAGKKPDIIHCHDWQTAFVAPLYWDIYAPKGLNSARICFTCHNFEYQGSAPASELASCGLDVQQLNRPDRMQDNSAHDRINPIKGAVVFSNIVTTVSPTYAQEVRTSEGGKGLHSTLNFHAKKFIGILNGIDTDVWNPATDTLLEVQYNANDLQGKAENKIATRQHLGLSTADARQPLVGCITRLVPQKGVHLIRHAIYRTLELGGQFLLLGSSPVAHIQREFEGIANHFQNHEHIRLVLKYDESLAHSIYAASDMFIIPSIFEPCGLTQMIAMRYGSIPIARKTGGLNDSVFDVDDDTIPLQFRNGYTFLNPDEQGVNSALERAFNHYRNDPESWQQLVQRDMDIDFSWESSASQYEELYSKSVARARAAASRS, from the exons ATGGCGTCGAAGCTATCGACGTGGTTTCTGAGTCAAGGGTTCACAGCTTTGAACTATAATTTTGACACTAATAAGCAGACAGCTACGCGATTCTTATTGCCTTCCCATCGATTGCTTCCTGCTTCTTGCAAAATGCGACAGCGCAATTTGAG TAGCTCTCAGCATAAGAGACAGCAGCTCAAGAAAGCCTCTCCTGAACAACCTCCAAATACCGTAGGTTTTCATTCgcgtggtggtggtggtggtgatgaTATTGGTGATGATGATAATGATTCCGAAACTGAGAGCACAGCGGTGCATAGTGTCCCAAGCTTGAATCTTGATGTTGAGAGTAATGAGGAAGTCGTCGATGTTAGCGTAGATGTGGAGCATGCTCAGCATACGGGTGCAAATGATGTGGAGAGGAATGTAGATATGGAACATGTTCAAGATGTTGGTGCAAAAGATTTGTATAGTCTCACCCAGGAAATGAAAACTTTG GGCATAGATGGAGCAGAGAAGCTTTCTAGTATTCCTGATGAAATGAAACCTTTG GTCTTAAACAAAGATGGTGGAGAACAACTGTCAAGCTTTCAACTTGAGGATTTGATAGGCATGATAAGAAATGCTGAGAAAA ATATCCTGCTTCTCAATCAAGCTCGGGTTCATGCACTTGAAGATCTTGAAAGAATTCTTGCAGAGAAGGAAATATTACAAGGAGAAATTAACGTTTTAGAGATGAAATTGGCAGAAACTGATGCAAGAATGAAAGTTGCTGCTCAAGAAAAGATGCATGTAGAACTCATGGAAGACCAATTAGGAAAACTAAGAAACGAACTGGCTTACAGGGTTGGGAATCAGAACAAACTTTTGAATGAGGAAGCCCCCTTGATTCAGGACAGCACTATTCAGAACATTAGTGAGGAGCTCAATTCATTGAGGGCAGAGAATACATCTCTGAGGACTGATATAGAAGCACTTAAGAGGGAGCTTAGTAATGTCAAGGATACAGATGAGCGTGTTATAACACTGGAGAAAGAATGCATGCAGTTGGAGTCTTCTGTGAAAGACTTGGAATCCAAACTGTCAGTTTCTCAGGAAGATGTTTCAAAATTGTCTAGCTTGAAAGTTGAATGTAAAGACTTGTGGGAAAAGGTGGGAAGTTTGCAAGCATTGTTAGATAAGGCAACAAAGCAAGCAGATCAGGCTATTCTAGTGTTGCAGCAAAATCGAGATCTTTGGAAGAAGGTTGATAAATTGGAAGAATCCTTGGAAGAGGCCAACGTCTATAAGTTATCGTCAGAAAAGTTACAGCAGTATAATGAGCTAATGCAGCAAAAGATAAAACTATTGGAGGAACGTCTTCAACAATCTGATGAAGAAATATATTCTTATGTTCAGTTATACCAAGAATCTATACAGGAATTTCAAGATACACTTAATACTTTGaaagaagaaagcaagaaaaaggCACTAGATGAACCTGTAGATGATATGCCCTGGCAATTTTGGAGTCATTTATTGCTTATGATTGATGGTTGGCTTCTTGAGAAGAAGCTAACACTAGATGATGCAAAACTGTTgagagatatggtatggaaaaGAGAGAGGCGTATTCATGACATATACTTAGAGTGCAAGGAAAAGAATGAGCATGAAGCTGTTTCTATGTTTCTCAAGCTGACATCATCACCAAAAAG TCAAGGATTATATGTCGTCCATATTGCAGCGGAGATGGCACCAGTTGCTAAG GTTGGTGGCTTGGGAGATGTTGTGACTGGTCTTGGAAAAGCACTCCAAAAGAGAGGACATCTTGTGGAAATTATTCTGCCAAAGTATGACTGCATGCAATATGATGGTATTGGCAATTTAAGG GCCCTAGATGTGGTGTTGGAATCTTATTTTGATGGAAAATTATACAAAAACGAAGTATGGGTTGGCACCATTGAAG GTCTTCCTGTTTACTTTATTGAGCCTCATCACCCCGGCAAGTTCTTTTGGAGAGGGCAGTTCTACGGAGAACATGATGATTTCAAACGCTTTTCATTTTTCAGCCGTGCTGCACTTGAATTGCTTCTTCAAGCTGGCAAAAAACCAGACATAATTCATTGCCATGACTGGCAGACAGCTTTTGTT GCACCACTTTATTGGGATATATACGCCCCAAAAGGATTGAATTCAGCTAGAATATGTTTTACCTGTCACAACTTTGAGTACCAGGGGAGTGCACCAGCATCAGAATTGGCATCTTGTGGACTTGATGTCCAGCAGCTAAACAGACCAGATAGAATGCAGGACAACTCAGCACATGATAGGATCAATCCTATTAAG GGTGCAGTGGTGTTCTCAAACATTGTGACAACAGTATCACCCACCTATGCACAAGAAGTGCGGACTTCTGAG GGCGGAAAAGGTCTCCATTCGACGCTTAACTTTCATGCCAAGAAGTTCATTGGAATCCTAAATGGTATTGATACTGATGTGTGGAATCCTGCGACTGATACTCTTCTCGAAGTCCAGTACAATGCTAACGATCTTCAAGGAAAAGCAGAAAACAAAATAGCTACAAGGCAGCATCTTGGGTTATCAACTGCAGATGCTAGGCAGCCACTG GTTGGCTGCATAACAAGATTGGTGCCACAGAAAGGTGTACATCTTATTAGACATGCAATATACCGTACGCTGGAGTTGGGAGGACAATTTCTACTTCTTGGCTCAAGCCCAGTTGCACATATACAG AGGGAATTTGAGGGTATTGCAAATCACTTTCAGAATCATGAGCACATTCGGCTGGTATTGAAGTATGATGAATCTCTCGCTCATTCCATTTATGCAGCATCTGACATGTTCATCATCCCATCTATCTTTGAGCCTTGTGGCCTTACACAG ATGATAGCAATGAGATATGGTTCCATACCCATTGCAAGAAAAACCGGTGGTCTAAATGATAG TGTTTTTGATGTTGATGATGACACAATTCCTCTTCAGTTTCGAAATGGATATACATTCTTGAATCCTGATGAGCAG GGAGTGAATAGTGCTTTAGAACGTGCATTTAACCATTATAGAAACGATCCTGAGAGCTGGCAGCAGCTTGTTCAAAGGGACATGGACATAGATTTTAGTTGGGAATCTTCAGCATCACAGTATGAGGAGCTCTACTCAAAATCAGTGGCCAGAGCAAGAGCGGCAGCAAGTAGGTCTTAA